The genomic segment AGGCCTGACATCATCGTGACAAACAAAGAAAGAACATGGCCGTCCCGGCAGTCAACAGACCTATCCTTGCGGGAGCAGCGTACCCGCTCTGCAACGCAACGCTGAATCCGGCGACTCGCGGCTTTAGGCGGGCATCACCAGAGCGTCGAGCGCGACGGCCCCCTCCTCGCGCACCAGGAGCGGATTGACGTCGAGCTCCCGCAGGAGATCGCCGAGATCCGCGGCGAGCACCGAGAGCCGCACGACCGCTTCGACCGCGGCCTCGACATCCAGCGGCGGGCCGCCGCGCACGCCGTCGAGCAATTTGCGCACGGCAAGGCCGTCGATCACCCGTCGCACCTCCCAGGCGGGCGCCGGCGCGACAAGCGCGGCGACATCGCCCATGACCTCAACCAGCACGCCGCCGGCGCCGACCAGCACCATGGGCCCGAACTGCGGATCGATGGTGACGCCCAGCACCAGCTCGACGCCGCCGGTCACCATGGGCTCGACCAGCACGCGCGGTCCCAGGCGTTCGGCGAGGTCGTCATAGGCCGCGCGCAAGGCGATGACGTCGGGTACGTTGAGCACGACGCCGCCGACATCGCTCTTGTGGTGGATCTCAGGCATTGCCGTCTTCATCACGACGGGGAAGCCGAAGGTGTTGGCCGCCTCCTCCGCCTCGTGTTTGGTCGTGGCGATACGACTTTGCGGCACACCGATGCCATAGTCGGCGAGCAGCGCCAGGCCATCGGCTTCATCGAACGGCTCGCCGGTCGCCAGACGCTGCCGCCAGCGATCCTTGACCGCCACATCGACCGGCGCCGGCATGTCGCGGGGCCTCTCGCGCCAGTCGCGCAGGTGAAAGGCATGGCGCACCGCCTTCAGTGCCGCGACGGTGCCGTCCAGCACCGGCAGCCCCTCGGCCGTCAATTCGACCGCGATCGTGTGATGATTGACCGCGCTGTAGTTTGTCGCCAGCGCGACCGGCTTGGTCGTGTTGTTGCGCACCGCCATGCACGCGGCGGCACAAGCCGGGCTGTACCAGTTGTCCTGGTTGAGATCGAGAAAGAAGACGCCGAGAGCAGTCTGCGGATCGTCGACCAGCGCCTGGAAACAGTCGCGCAGCATGCCGTCGAAATCGTGACCGGTGCCGAACGCGTCGCAGGGATTTTCCGGCGCCAGGCCGAAATCGAGACGTTCGGCAAGCCGCGCGACGGTCTGTTCGTTGATCTGGGCGAAGGGCACGCCGAGGTCCTCGGCCAGGTCCACGATCAGTTCTCGCTCGCCGCCGGATTCATGGATCGTGGCGAGGTCGCCGGGACCGGTCGGGCGGTCCACGTTCATCATCAGCATCGAGGCCGCGAGCTCGTCGAGGGTGTCGACGCGGAGCAGGCCATAGCGGCGGAAGACCGCATCATGGGCCATGTCGTCGCCGGCGAGCGCACCGGAATGGCTGACCGCCATCTTCGCCGCCTTCTCGGTCCGGCCCGCCTTGACCGCGACCACCGGCACGCCGCGCCGTTCCGCTTTTTCGAGCGCGGCGATGAAGCCAGCGGGATCGCGGATCGTCTCCAGGAACATGCCGATGACCTTTGTCGACTCAAGCTCGAGCACGTAGTCCATATAGTCGGCGGCACTCACCGTCAGTTCGCGCCCACACGACACCGCGAGGTTGAGATCCAGACGCGGGTTGTTGTTGGTGAAGGCGCCGAACACGGAACCGGACTGCGACAGGAACGTCATGGAGCCGGGCTCGCGGTCGCTGAACGGGTACGAGTTGATACGGATACCGGCCTCGTAGTTGCAGAAACCCATGGAGTTGCCGCCGGAGATCGGCAGGTTGGCCTCGCGCGCCATGGCCGTCAGACGCTCGGCCAGGGGAATCTCGGCGTCCTCGTCGATCACGCAGCTTGCGAAGACCGATGCCGCCCGTGCACCGCTCTTGATCGCTAGTGCGAGCTGTTCCTCGATCCGCTCGTCGCCCACCGCGAGGACGGCAAGATCCACCGGCTCCGGCAGGTCCGTCAGGTAGGGATGGCAAGCGACGCCATCGACCTCCTCGCGACGCGGGTTTACGGGATACACTGGGCCATCGAAACCCAACGCGTTCAGCGTCGTCATGATCGTCGACACCGTGCGCGATGCGCCGGCAAGGGCGACGGAGCGCGGCGTCAACAGCGGCGTCAACCAATGATCGATACGTTTCAACGGAGGCCTTCTAGGAACAACAGACTGGCCAGAACGCTAGGTGGCAAGGTCCTGCCGATCAAGGACGAGTTTGGTTTGGTCAAGTCGACGCGACTGCCTCAGCCGTCTGGATCAAGGCATCGCCCGGCCGCCGGACGCGTCGACCAGGGTGCCGGTGACATAGGCGGCTTCGTCCGACAGCAGCCACAGAACGGGATCGCTGATCTCGCGCACCGTGCCCAGCCGCCCCATGGGCATGGTCTGAACCACCTGTTCGATCCATTCGGGTTCGATCTCGCGGATCGCCTCGATCATGTCGGTCTCGGTGACGCCCGGCCGCACCGCGTTGACCCGAATACCAAAGGCGCCAGCCTCCATGGCGAGCGATGTCGTGATCCGGTCGACCGCCGCTTTCGACGCGGCATAGTCGATGAAGGCGTTGACACCGCCGGAACGCGCCGCCGCCGAGGAGATGTTGACGATAGAGCCGCCTTCGCCGCCATGTTTGGTCGACATGCGCCTGACCGCCTCCTGGCAGCAATAGAAAAGGCCGAACACGTTCACTTCAAACGTGCGCACGAGATCTTCCGGTTTGGTGTCCTCAAGCATGTCCTGTGTTGCGCCAACGCCGGCGTTGTTGACGAGAGCGTGCAGCGTGCCAAGTTCCTCGTCGATGGTCTTGAACAACCGCTCGACCTCACCGACGTCGGAAACATCGGCTTGAATGGCAACCGCCTTTCCGCCGCCATCGACAATCGCTCGAACGACCTCGTCGGCTTTGGCCTGGTTTGACGTGTAGTTGACTGCGACCGCGTAACCGCGCTCGGCCGCCCTCAGGGCAACATCGCGTCCAATGCCGCGACTGGCGCCCGTCACCAGAAGATTCCGTGTCATCAACACCTCCCGCTCGCTTATGGCTGATCGCCGTCGTCGGAACTCAGACGCTGGATTTCCTCATCCGGAATGTCGTCGAACGAGGCGTAGTTCATCCGGTAGAGCCTGCTGTAGAGACCGCCCATCGCCATCAACTCATCATGGCTACCGGTCTCGATGATTGCGCCGTCCTGCAGCACGATAATCCGATCAGCGCCGCGAATCGTGGCAAGCCGGTGGGCGATGACCATGGCGGTACGGCCCTTGAGCAGGCGGGCGAGCGCGCGCTGGATCTCCAGCTCCGTATAGCTGTCGACATTGGCGGTCGCTTCGTCCAACACCAGGATGCGGGCATCGGCGACAAGCGCGCGAGCGAAGCTGAGCAACTGGCGTTGGCCCAGCGACAGGTTGACGCCGTGCTGCTCTAACTGCGTGTCGTAGCCATCGTCGAGCCGCATGATGAAGTCGTGGGCGCCGACCGCCTTGGCTGCCGCGATCACATCGTCGCGGGTCGCCTCTTCCTTGGCGTAGCGAATGTTCTCGAAGATCGAACCGGAGAACAGGAAAGGTTCCTGCAACACCATGGCGACCTGGCGGCCGAGCGAATCCTGCGTGACATCGCGCACGTCGTGGCCGCCGACCACGACCTCGCCCTGCCAGACATCGTAGAAGCGGTGGACGAGCGCCGTGATGCTGGTCTTGCCTGAACCGGTCGGACCGACAAGGGCCACGGTCTCGCCGGGCTCGACCCGGAACGAGATATCGCGCAAGACCGGCTGATCCTTCACATAACCGAAGGTCACGTCGCGGAACTCGATGGAACCGTCGATTTCCTTAAGTTCCAGCGCGTCGGGTTTGTCATCGACGTCGACGGGCACATCCAGAACCTCGAACAGGCGCTGCCCCGCCGCCATGGCGCGCTGCATGATGCCGTACTGGATGGTCAGCGAGCGGATCGGATCGAAGAATCGCTGCACGTAGAACAGGAAAGCCACCATGGTGCCGACATCCAGATCGGCGCCTAGCACCATGTCGCCGCCGATCACCACGACCACCACCATGGCCAGACCCGTCAAAGTGTCGACGATCGGGATCATCACGTTGGCGAACTTCGACGCCCTAAGGTGGCTCTTCAGGTTGTCGGTCGCCTTTTCGTCGAACAGCGCGAAGTTGACATCTTCGCGGCTTAATTCCTGTACCGCGCGAATGCCGTGCACGTTTTCGGCGAGCGCGCCGTTGACGGTGCTGCTGGTCTCGCGCGCCGCCAGAAACGCGCGCCGCGCATAGGGCAGCCAGACGACGCGTACCAGAAACAGCAACGGCACGACCGAAAGCGTCAACGCGCCCAGATGCAGATCGAGGCTGAGCAGCACGACGATGATGCCGAGCAACAGGACGATGTCGCCGATGGCGAAGATCGAGGACTCTAGAAACTCCTGAAGCGCATAGACATCGCCCTGCAGGCGCGACATCAGGCGGCCGACCTCCGTACGGTCCATGAAGGATAGCGAAACGACTTGAAGATGCGCATACATCGCGCGCCGCAAGTCGAACAGCAGGTGCTCTGCGATCTTGCCGACCACCGCTTCCTGCACATGGTTGACGATGTAGTTCAGCGTGATGAAGCCGGCGAATACAGCCACCGCCACGTGCAGCATATGGGCCGCCTCGTCGGCCAGGAGCACGTCATCGATGACCGCGCGGATGATCAGCGGGATCGCAAGCTGGGTCAGGGTAAAGGCCAGAACACAGGCGATGCCGATATAGACACTTCGACGATAGGGCTTCACGAACTCGGCCAGGCGCGTGATCACCCAGCGGTCGAAGACGCGGCCGAAGAGCTCCTCGTCATAGGAGATCTGCGAGCCAACAACCGCGAACCGTGGGCGATCCTTGTCCAGCTGCGAGGCGGCCCGGCCGACGCTCATGCCCCCTCCTCCCCGTCGCGTTCACGCAGCGGCCGGGCATCGGCTGGCTGGGCCTGTAGATCATAGAGTTCTCGGTAGCGACCGTTCCGAGCCATCAGCTCGTCATGACTGCCGCGCTCGACAATGCGGCCGGCATCGAGGAACAGGATTTCGTCGGCATGCATCAACGAGCTCAAGCGGTGCGCGATAATGATGACCGCACGCTCCCTGACGAGGTCCTTCATGGCAGCGCGGATGCGCTGTTCGGTCGCCGCGTCGACCGCCGCGGTCGAATCGTCAAACACAAGGACGCTGCTGTCCGGCAAAATGCCGCGCGCGATCGACAAGCGCTGGCGCTGTCCGCCGGATAGCGACACACCGCGCTCGCCGACCAACGTGCCGTAGCCGGTCGGCAGTTGGCGTACATAGTTGTGCAGCTGCGCGGCGGCGGCCGAATGTTCGATGCTGCTGCGTCCGGCCCACGGATCGCCATAGGCGACGTTGTGGTCCAGGCTGGCGGTGAACAGGAAGGGTTCCTGCTGCACGATATTGACGGCTTCACGCAGAGACTTGAGCGTGATGTCACGGATGTCCTGGCCGTCGATGGTGATGCGCCCACCTGTGACGTCGTAGTAGCGCCCGATCAGGTGCGCGATCGTCGACTTGCCGCTGCCCGGCGGTCCGACGAGGCCGATCGTCTTGCCCGGGCGCGCTTCCAGGTTGATGCCGGTCAAGGTGCGTTCGTCACGAGCGAGTGCCGGATACTGGAAGTCGACGTTCTCGAACTTCAGGACACCGTCGGTGATCACCAGGCCCTTCGCGCCGGGCTTGTCGGCGATCGAAGGTTCGAGATCCAGCACATTGAACAGGCGCCCGCCGCAGGTCGAGGCGCGCGCGATCGAGTTGATCATCCAGCCGATCTGGCGCACCGGCATCTGCAGGATCGACATGAAGGCCAGGAACTCGGCGAACTGGCCGATGGTGATCTCGCCGTCGATCGCCTTCTGGCCGCCGATCCACAGCACCAGTCCCATGGCGATGAAGTAGATGAATGTCATCTGGGTCGCGTTGCGCACGAAGAGGCGGACCCGCTCGCGCGCGATCGCCATGGCGCTGTTCGAGATGACGTCGAAACGCGCGAGTTCGTACGCCTGGGCGGCAAAGGCGCGCACCACACGGATACCACCAAGGTTCTCTTCCATGACCTTGGTCAGGATCGATAGTTCGTCCTGAAGACGGAGCCAGGCGCTTCTGAGCTTGATACGCGCGATCGAGGCGCGCACGCCGACCACCGGCACGAAACTGAGCGCGACCAGGGCCAATACCAGGTCGATCTGGATCAGAATGATCGCGCCGCCGGCAATCAGCACGGTCAGCAGGATCATGCGCAGGATGCCGGTATCGACCCACAGCCGCACGCCCTCGATATCCAGGATGCCGCGGGTCATCAGATCGCCGCTGTGCACCCGGTCGTGCCAGGAAAGACTGAGTTCCTGAAGCTTGCGGTAATAGGCCATACGCAGGGCGTAACCGATCAGCTGGCCGACCGCCTCACCGTGGTAGTTCTGAATCATCGTGAACACGCCGCGCAAAATGCTGACGCCGAGCAACAGCATTGCCGTCTGGAACAAGGCGGCCTTGGCAAAATCCCGGCTGCTTGTATCGTCGGCTCCCGCGAGCAGGCTGTTCGCCTGATCGACCGCCTCGCCCAGATACTGCGGCACGAACAGCATAAAAAGCCCGGCCAGGACGGTAGCCGTCATCGCGAGCGCCATGCGCCAGGGATGACGGAACGCCATCGCCGTGATGCGCATGAGAACGCGGGCGTCCAGATTGGACACCTCGGTGCGATATCGGGCGTCGGTTTCGGTATCGAGACGCGGGGTGCGGCTCGATCCACCGACGCCGGTTTGAGCCGTCGTCATGGTCACCTGTCGCCGCGGCCGGAATCGGCGCGGTGGCGTGTCTGGAGTTTTGGGACTGGCGTTATCCTAGACCGCTTGGCCGCGATACGCCATGCCCCAGCGATCCGTATCCCAACGTTTTGTGGGGATTTACGTCGTTTCGGACGCGCATTGGCGTGTTACCGGCGTTTGGGGCAGGATAGCAGCGCCGGATGCAAAGACGACGCATGGAGCATCACGATGGCGAAGGGGCCTCAGCAACAGTTACCCATCCAGGCCTATACCGACCCCGGCTGGTTCGCCGCCGAGCAGGCGGATCTATTCGGCCACGTCTGGAACTTCGTCTGCTTTGCCAGCGATCTACCGGACGCCGGCGACTATCGCTGCTTGATGGCCGGGCGCTATCCCCTGGTCGTGCTGCGTGATCGCGACGGGACGCTGCGCGCCTTCCACAACCTCTGTCGCCATCGCGGTTCTCGCCTGCTCGACGAGAGCGGCAACGCCGGCAAGGCGATCCGCTGCTTCTATCACAACTGGACCTATGATCTGGGCGGCCGGCTGATCGCGGTACCCCAGGAAAAGGAACAGTTTCCCGGACTGGACAAGGCAAGCCTCGGCCTCAAGCCCGCGGCCATTGCGGTTTGGCGTAACTTGGTCTTTGTCCACCCGGATTCTGGTGCCGAACCGTTCCATTCGTGGCTGTCTGGATTCGGCGATCGCGTCGGCCCACATCCGATCGAGGGACTCGTCGAAGTCAGTGACGTGCGTTACCGCTGCGACGCCAACTGGAAGATCATCATCGAGAACTTCATCGACGGTTATCACTTTTTCTACCTGCATCCGAAATCGCTGGGTGACGGGGATTTCACGAAGCAGCATTGGTGGCCGGCGGGCCGGCACTGGATGTTTCACCGTCCGCTCAAACCTGGCGTCACACACGATGACGAGATGCTGCCGGTCATCGACGGCGTGGACAGCGCCTATGGCGCCGGCGCCTACGTCCTGTTCCCCAACTTGGCGCTCTACGAGACGGCGACGTCGTGGTCGACCTTCCACGTCACGCCTGTCGCGCCTGATCGATCGCTGATCGATATCCGTCTGCTGGCTGAACCTTCGGCCGTTGAACGGTTCGCCAACCAAACGATTCCTGACGAAGATCTGCCGGACTGTGTGGTCAGCGCCAAGGGATTGCTGAGCTTCCACATGCCGAGCGACAAGGAGCGGCATCCTCTGGAAACCGACAACGTCATGCTTGAAGACATCTATGCGTGCGAGGCCGTCCAGGCCGGCATGGGGTCGCCGGCCTATGAGATCGGCGCGCTCTCGGATTTTGAAGACGCGCTGCCGTTCTTCCAGCGCCAGGTCATGGACTACGTGCCCTCAGCCTGAGCGCGGCAGAGCAAGACGCAAATGACGCGGAAAACGTGCACCATCGAACGTCACCTGCAAGACCATCTGCACGACCCCTCAAGCAGCTTCAGCATCGGCTCGTTCGGGGCGATCGCTGAGTTCCACCGCGATACCGATGAGACCCTGTGTATCGACGATGCCGAGAACCTGACGATCGGCACGCGGCGCGGGGCCATGCGCATCGACCTCTGCGACGATATCGTGCCGGTCGCCTATGAAGCACTCAGCCGACGCCGCGAGCGCTGGCAGCAAGGCGTCGTCTTCTGCCTGCCCCGGCGTACGGCGACGTCACGGCAACGAACGGTATTGACCGAGCTTGGTCCGGACCGTCAGGCAATCCGTGCGGCCGACCGTGACGCCATCTTGTTCGATACCGGTCTCGATGCACGCAATGTCGACTTCTGCATCCGGACCAGCGATCCGGACCTGCTATCGCGTCTTCGCCAGTTCGCCGGTCGGTCCATCCTCGATCCCGACAGTGGCGCCATGGGTACCATCATCGCCGCTGATCCCCACCGCATTGCCATCTCGCGACTCGGCCGGATCGAGGTCTATCAGGGCATCGGCCGCGACAAGACGCCGGAGGGGCCGCACACGCACGTGCTGCCGAGATTTCTCAAGAGCCGTCGCACCCATTCCGCCAACATCCCCGTACCAGCCGGTCACCTGCCGTGTTTGAGCCTCTACCCCGCCAACCCGCTGATGACTGCGTTGGGCAGAGGGACGCCCTTCGATGCCCAGAAGTTCGACGCGTTCGAAGACCTCATCAAAGCGTGGGGCTCAGAAGCGTATCGTGCGGAGAAATCACGGGTGCGGGCGGCCATGGACGACGGCATGGACCCTGAGCGCTACGCCAGGCCGGAAACCAGGCTTGGCCGCACCGCGCTTCGCATCACGGTGCGACAGGCCCGCCAAACCAGGCCCAATGACCCGATCGTCAGCACATGGTGTGATCAATTTGACCGAACGCGCGACTAGACCAACGCGTCGGTGTTGCGCATCGGCTTGACCGAGGCCAGCGGGTTCGGATTGAGCCACTTTCGCAAGGACCGCCGTGCGCGTTGGGTGCCGACCAGCTCTAGCCGGTCCTCCTCGACCGCCCGGGAGATCGGCAGGTCGCCGCGCATCACGTAGATCATGTCCGCAAGGCTGCACGTGACAAAGAGGTCGATGTCGAAACCTGGATCCTCAAGGCACAGCTCGCAGCCCTCGGGCCTGTTGACGAACCACCAATGGCGCTTGCTCGCCAGCTGATCGTTGAGCTCCAGCTTGACGACACTGGGTGTGTGCCCAAAGGCATCGGTGCAGGCGCGCCGCTCCAGCGCCCAGATCAGGAGGCCGAGGTCGACCTCACCATCGGCAAGCTGGCGTCTGGACCAGCGGCGTCCCCACAATCCAAGAGCCTCGACCATGGGTACAAACTCCATGCCCGCTTCAGTCAGGTGGTAGGTTGCGCCACGTCCCTGCTGTTTCGGCCGCCGCTCGATAACGCCTTCGGCCTCCAGGTCCTTGAGGCGGCGCGACAGGAGCGTCGGCGACATCAAGGGCACGCCGCGCTTCAGCTCCGAAAAACGCGTCGCCCCGGCCGCAAGATCGCGGACGATCAAAGGTGTCCATCGCTCACAGAACAGTTCGGCCGCCTTGGCAACCGGACAAAACTGACCATAGCTTTTCATGATGCACCCATCACGCCGTCGGGAGACCTGAGCACTATGCGTTAGCTACATTTTGTGGACTAGCCTTATCTGTCACAGGGCAGTAACACGGCACTTCTTCATACGGGGCAGCGAGACCATGGAAGCACAAGATCAAGGCCAGGTT from the Pseudomonadota bacterium genome contains:
- a CDS encoding acetate--CoA ligase family protein, whose amino-acid sequence is MKRIDHWLTPLLTPRSVALAGASRTVSTIMTTLNALGFDGPVYPVNPRREEVDGVACHPYLTDLPEPVDLAVLAVGDERIEEQLALAIKSGARAASVFASCVIDEDAEIPLAERLTAMAREANLPISGGNSMGFCNYEAGIRINSYPFSDREPGSMTFLSQSGSVFGAFTNNNPRLDLNLAVSCGRELTVSAADYMDYVLELESTKVIGMFLETIRDPAGFIAALEKAERRGVPVVAVKAGRTEKAAKMAVSHSGALAGDDMAHDAVFRRYGLLRVDTLDELAASMLMMNVDRPTGPGDLATIHESGGERELIVDLAEDLGVPFAQINEQTVARLAERLDFGLAPENPCDAFGTGHDFDGMLRDCFQALVDDPQTALGVFFLDLNQDNWYSPACAAACMAVRNNTTKPVALATNYSAVNHHTIAVELTAEGLPVLDGTVAALKAVRHAFHLRDWRERPRDMPAPVDVAVKDRWRQRLATGEPFDEADGLALLADYGIGVPQSRIATTKHEAEEAANTFGFPVVMKTAMPEIHHKSDVGGVVLNVPDVIALRAAYDDLAERLGPRVLVEPMVTGGVELVLGVTIDPQFGPMVLVGAGGVLVEVMGDVAALVAPAPAWEVRRVIDGLAVRKLLDGVRGGPPLDVEAAVEAVVRLSVLAADLGDLLRELDVNPLLVREEGAVALDALVMPA
- a CDS encoding SDR family oxidoreductase; the encoded protein is MTRNLLVTGASRGIGRDVALRAAERGYAVAVNYTSNQAKADEVVRAIVDGGGKAVAIQADVSDVGEVERLFKTIDEELGTLHALVNNAGVGATQDMLEDTKPEDLVRTFEVNVFGLFYCCQEAVRRMSTKHGGEGGSIVNISSAAARSGGVNAFIDYAASKAAVDRITTSLAMEAGAFGIRVNAVRPGVTETDMIEAIREIEPEWIEQVVQTMPMGRLGTVREISDPVLWLLSDEAAYVTGTLVDASGGRAMP
- a CDS encoding ABC transporter ATP-binding protein, with amino-acid sequence MSVGRAASQLDKDRPRFAVVGSQISYDEELFGRVFDRWVITRLAEFVKPYRRSVYIGIACVLAFTLTQLAIPLIIRAVIDDVLLADEAAHMLHVAVAVFAGFITLNYIVNHVQEAVVGKIAEHLLFDLRRAMYAHLQVVSLSFMDRTEVGRLMSRLQGDVYALQEFLESSIFAIGDIVLLLGIIVVLLSLDLHLGALTLSVVPLLFLVRVVWLPYARRAFLAARETSSTVNGALAENVHGIRAVQELSREDVNFALFDEKATDNLKSHLRASKFANVMIPIVDTLTGLAMVVVVVIGGDMVLGADLDVGTMVAFLFYVQRFFDPIRSLTIQYGIMQRAMAAGQRLFEVLDVPVDVDDKPDALELKEIDGSIEFRDVTFGYVKDQPVLRDISFRVEPGETVALVGPTGSGKTSITALVHRFYDVWQGEVVVGGHDVRDVTQDSLGRQVAMVLQEPFLFSGSIFENIRYAKEEATRDDVIAAAKAVGAHDFIMRLDDGYDTQLEQHGVNLSLGQRQLLSFARALVADARILVLDEATANVDSYTELEIQRALARLLKGRTAMVIAHRLATIRGADRIIVLQDGAIIETGSHDELMAMGGLYSRLYRMNYASFDDIPDEEIQRLSSDDGDQP
- a CDS encoding ABC transporter ATP-binding protein is translated as MTTAQTGVGGSSRTPRLDTETDARYRTEVSNLDARVLMRITAMAFRHPWRMALAMTATVLAGLFMLFVPQYLGEAVDQANSLLAGADDTSSRDFAKAALFQTAMLLLGVSILRGVFTMIQNYHGEAVGQLIGYALRMAYYRKLQELSLSWHDRVHSGDLMTRGILDIEGVRLWVDTGILRMILLTVLIAGGAIILIQIDLVLALVALSFVPVVGVRASIARIKLRSAWLRLQDELSILTKVMEENLGGIRVVRAFAAQAYELARFDVISNSAMAIARERVRLFVRNATQMTFIYFIAMGLVLWIGGQKAIDGEITIGQFAEFLAFMSILQMPVRQIGWMINSIARASTCGGRLFNVLDLEPSIADKPGAKGLVITDGVLKFENVDFQYPALARDERTLTGINLEARPGKTIGLVGPPGSGKSTIAHLIGRYYDVTGGRITIDGQDIRDITLKSLREAVNIVQQEPFLFTASLDHNVAYGDPWAGRSSIEHSAAAAQLHNYVRQLPTGYGTLVGERGVSLSGGQRQRLSIARGILPDSSVLVFDDSTAAVDAATEQRIRAAMKDLVRERAVIIIAHRLSSLMHADEILFLDAGRIVERGSHDELMARNGRYRELYDLQAQPADARPLRERDGEEGA
- a CDS encoding aromatic ring-hydroxylating dioxygenase subunit alpha is translated as MAKGPQQQLPIQAYTDPGWFAAEQADLFGHVWNFVCFASDLPDAGDYRCLMAGRYPLVVLRDRDGTLRAFHNLCRHRGSRLLDESGNAGKAIRCFYHNWTYDLGGRLIAVPQEKEQFPGLDKASLGLKPAAIAVWRNLVFVHPDSGAEPFHSWLSGFGDRVGPHPIEGLVEVSDVRYRCDANWKIIIENFIDGYHFFYLHPKSLGDGDFTKQHWWPAGRHWMFHRPLKPGVTHDDEMLPVIDGVDSAYGAGAYVLFPNLALYETATSWSTFHVTPVAPDRSLIDIRLLAEPSAVERFANQTIPDEDLPDCVVSAKGLLSFHMPSDKERHPLETDNVMLEDIYACEAVQAGMGSPAYEIGALSDFEDALPFFQRQVMDYVPSA
- a CDS encoding helix-turn-helix domain-containing protein; amino-acid sequence: MKSYGQFCPVAKAAELFCERWTPLIVRDLAAGATRFSELKRGVPLMSPTLLSRRLKDLEAEGVIERRPKQQGRGATYHLTEAGMEFVPMVEALGLWGRRWSRRQLADGEVDLGLLIWALERRACTDAFGHTPSVVKLELNDQLASKRHWWFVNRPEGCELCLEDPGFDIDLFVTCSLADMIYVMRGDLPISRAVEEDRLELVGTQRARRSLRKWLNPNPLASVKPMRNTDALV